A portion of the Streptomyces sp. YPW6 genome contains these proteins:
- a CDS encoding class I adenylate-forming enzyme family protein has product MNSITSGSRSAQSTTPGGRTANPASPGGRSRTAAPPPRSLPALLGLRAATDPGHTALICGTRGLTFDAWHARSGVLAAGLRNRGLRPGARVVLRYGGGDWIAYAVAYCAVLRAGCVAVPLSDRQSPATAAHVLADSGAAALLHPHGATLPPELLAAGVWAATEEEIQAEEEVRAGAGAVTATEAGAGAGAGAASGTAGGGVPAPGSQPGAAVPGRTEPSASPGVPENPDPAALAQILYTSGTTGTPKGVTATHANLVHGCTSDERRRPLRHSRHFLHAFPVGTNAGQTMLVNALDSAATAVAAPQFTPGRFARLIEEYGIGSVFLVPAMAIELLGSEAARRYAADSVRLVGSTAAALPGPVALGLTRAFPRAHIVNYYTSTEAAPAQITLLFDPGRPDSPGRPADLRDLRITAPDGTPLPPGEPGEVWLRTPTSPRAYLDGAGSGSANGDAEVFRGRWVRMGDLGRVDEDGCLHLLDRERDVIKSGAYKVSTLQVEDALHAHPAVADAAAFGVPHPVLGAVVAAVVVPRGELTAPALRAFLLDRLAAHELPARLLFRPSLPRNEGGKILKRELRLLLDDEAL; this is encoded by the coding sequence GTGAACTCCATCACCTCTGGTAGCCGTTCGGCGCAGTCCACGACGCCCGGAGGCCGTACGGCGAACCCCGCCTCCCCCGGGGGCCGGTCGAGGACCGCCGCCCCGCCGCCCCGCAGTCTCCCCGCCCTGCTCGGCCTCCGGGCCGCCACCGACCCCGGGCACACCGCGCTGATCTGCGGCACGCGCGGCCTGACCTTCGACGCGTGGCACGCCCGGTCCGGGGTCCTCGCCGCCGGACTGCGGAACCGGGGCCTGCGACCGGGGGCGCGCGTCGTGCTGCGTTACGGCGGCGGCGACTGGATCGCGTACGCCGTGGCGTACTGCGCCGTCCTGCGCGCCGGCTGCGTCGCCGTACCCCTGTCCGACCGGCAGTCCCCGGCGACCGCCGCCCACGTCCTCGCCGACAGCGGGGCCGCGGCCCTGCTGCACCCGCACGGGGCGACCCTGCCGCCGGAGCTGCTTGCGGCCGGGGTCTGGGCGGCGACCGAGGAGGAGATCCAGGCGGAGGAGGAGGTCCGGGCGGGAGCCGGAGCCGTCACCGCGACGGAAGCCGGAGCCGGAGCCGGCGCGGGAGCGGCGAGCGGGACGGCCGGCGGCGGCGTCCCGGCGCCCGGCAGCCAACCCGGTGCCGCCGTGCCCGGTCGCACGGAGCCCTCCGCCTCCCCGGGCGTCCCGGAGAACCCCGACCCGGCCGCCCTCGCCCAGATCCTCTACACCTCCGGCACGACCGGCACCCCCAAGGGCGTCACCGCGACCCACGCCAATCTGGTGCACGGCTGCACGTCCGACGAACGCCGCCGCCCACTGCGGCACTCCCGCCACTTCCTGCACGCCTTCCCCGTCGGCACCAACGCCGGGCAGACCATGCTGGTCAACGCCCTCGACTCGGCCGCCACCGCCGTGGCCGCCCCGCAGTTCACCCCGGGACGGTTCGCGCGGCTCATCGAGGAGTACGGGATCGGCAGCGTGTTCCTCGTCCCGGCCATGGCCATCGAACTGCTCGGCTCCGAGGCCGCCCGCCGGTACGCCGCCGACAGCGTCCGGCTCGTCGGCTCGACCGCCGCCGCCCTGCCGGGGCCCGTGGCGCTCGGCCTGACCCGGGCCTTCCCGCGCGCCCACATCGTCAACTACTACACCTCCACCGAGGCCGCGCCCGCCCAGATCACGCTGCTCTTCGACCCCGGCCGCCCCGACTCCCCGGGCCGTCCCGCAGACCTGCGCGACCTGCGGATCACGGCCCCCGACGGAACGCCCCTGCCGCCCGGTGAACCGGGTGAGGTCTGGCTGCGCACCCCCACCTCCCCCCGCGCCTACCTCGACGGAGCCGGCAGCGGCTCCGCGAACGGCGACGCGGAGGTCTTCCGGGGCCGCTGGGTGCGGATGGGCGACCTCGGGCGGGTGGACGAGGACGGCTGTCTGCACCTCCTCGACCGGGAGCGCGACGTCATCAAGTCCGGTGCGTACAAGGTCTCGACGCTCCAGGTGGAGGACGCGCTGCACGCCCACCCGGCGGTGGCCGACGCGGCGGCGTTCGGGGTACCGCACCCCGTCCTGGGGGCGGTCGTCGCCGCCGTCGTCGTGCCGCGCGGCGAGCTCACCGCACCCGCCCTGCGGGCCTTCCTGCTCGACCGGCTCGCCGCCCACGAACTCCCCGCCCGCCTGCTGTTCCGCCCTTCCCTGCCGCGCAACGAGGGCGGCAAGATCCTCAAGCGCGAGCTGCGCCTGCTCCTGGACGACGAGGCCTTGTGA
- a CDS encoding N,N-dimethylformamidase beta subunit family domain-containing protein: MTTVEPAPRPAAGVPLRAWADRTSCVQGGRLPFHLTGVDPSTPVRVRITDGVSGEPLLTAAVTAPDWTLDVPPQWPSSLCRAAFDVPGETRPTTDEAGHEVWFVVRAARPGTASRILVSIPFATWRAYTHAGLPHRGLYYTEQPHRAARVSFASPGGGPPPERWEEGLLRWLPTAGYPVDLCSGLDLHDGGELLSHYRLLVINGHDEYWSMEMRDSVETFARRGGNVAFFAANTAWWQMRLEDDGRTMVCHRDALTDPMTATDPRRTTVEWSSSPVDRPENTMTGLSFRRGAGAWGEGMAVMRKDAYTARFAGHWAFAGTGLADGEPFARGALGYETDSCALEWTGGVPRATGVDGTPASFVVLATADLRHWREYGQGGAATMGVFRLGAGTVFNAGTINWGSVLADDPVVDRVTRNVLDRLGGAAPGDGWEAAGAPDEVHALAVCASVLFGVDARGRLLCREPSGQNLPWRPVGQAPGVRALASAREASGGLPQDLYAATEDGRLLRRAPVPGPVEEREEWAEAGSVPPGTTAIALCDAGIFAVTPHDDTLHHLSAFAPDGPWQVLGDAGGAVALTTLNSRLWAVTGDGRLRTRLPAGPADGPAPFTDTGVPGPPPAGTSPGGCTGLAGRAGTLYAAVAGGPLLLCARPAAPPR, translated from the coding sequence GTGACCACCGTCGAGCCCGCCCCGCGCCCGGCCGCGGGCGTACCCCTGCGGGCCTGGGCGGACCGCACCTCCTGCGTCCAGGGCGGGCGGCTCCCGTTCCACCTGACCGGCGTCGACCCGTCGACCCCGGTCCGGGTGCGGATCACCGACGGGGTCAGCGGCGAACCGCTGCTCACCGCCGCGGTGACCGCCCCCGACTGGACCCTGGACGTGCCGCCCCAGTGGCCCAGCTCCCTGTGCCGTGCCGCCTTCGACGTACCGGGGGAGACGCGGCCCACGACCGACGAGGCCGGACACGAGGTCTGGTTCGTCGTCCGCGCCGCCCGCCCCGGCACGGCCTCCCGCATCCTCGTCTCGATCCCCTTCGCCACCTGGCGGGCGTACACCCACGCGGGCCTGCCGCACCGGGGCCTGTACTACACCGAGCAGCCCCACCGCGCCGCCCGTGTCTCCTTCGCCTCCCCGGGCGGCGGGCCGCCGCCCGAGCGCTGGGAGGAGGGGCTGCTGCGCTGGCTGCCCACGGCGGGGTACCCGGTCGACCTCTGCTCCGGCCTCGACCTGCACGACGGCGGCGAACTCCTCTCCCACTACCGCCTGCTGGTGATCAACGGCCATGACGAGTACTGGTCGATGGAGATGCGCGACAGCGTCGAGACGTTCGCCCGGCGCGGCGGCAACGTGGCCTTCTTCGCCGCCAACACCGCCTGGTGGCAGATGCGGCTGGAGGACGACGGACGCACGATGGTCTGCCACCGGGACGCGCTCACCGACCCGATGACCGCGACGGACCCGCGCCGCACGACCGTCGAGTGGTCCAGCTCGCCCGTCGACCGCCCGGAGAACACGATGACCGGCCTCAGCTTCCGCCGGGGCGCGGGCGCGTGGGGCGAGGGCATGGCGGTGATGCGCAAGGACGCCTACACGGCCCGCTTCGCGGGGCACTGGGCCTTCGCCGGTACGGGGCTGGCGGACGGCGAACCCTTCGCGCGGGGCGCCCTCGGCTACGAGACGGACTCCTGCGCCCTGGAGTGGACCGGCGGGGTGCCCCGGGCGACGGGCGTGGACGGCACCCCGGCCTCGTTCGTCGTCCTGGCCACCGCCGATCTGCGGCACTGGCGGGAGTACGGGCAGGGCGGGGCGGCCACGATGGGCGTCTTCCGGCTGGGCGCGGGCACGGTCTTCAACGCGGGCACGATCAACTGGGGCAGCGTCCTGGCGGACGACCCGGTCGTGGACCGCGTCACGCGCAACGTGCTGGACCGGCTGGGCGGGGCCGCCCCCGGTGACGGCTGGGAGGCCGCCGGGGCCCCCGACGAGGTCCACGCGCTCGCGGTCTGCGCGTCCGTCCTGTTCGGCGTGGACGCCCGGGGACGGCTGCTGTGCCGGGAGCCGTCCGGGCAGAACCTGCCGTGGCGGCCCGTCGGACAGGCCCCCGGTGTGCGGGCGCTGGCCTCGGCGCGGGAGGCGTCGGGCGGGCTGCCGCAGGACCTGTACGCGGCCACCGAGGACGGCAGGCTGCTGCGCCGCGCCCCGGTCCCGGGGCCGGTCGAGGAGCGGGAGGAGTGGGCCGAGGCGGGATCGGTGCCGCCGGGCACGACCGCGATCGCGCTCTGCGACGCGGGGATCTTCGCCGTCACCCCGCACGACGACACCTTGCACCATCTCTCCGCCTTCGCCCCCGACGGGCCGTGGCAGGTGCTCGGGGACGCGGGCGGCGCGGTCGCGCTCACCACGCTGAACAGCAGACTGTGGGCGGTCACCGGGGACGGCCGGCTGCGCACCCGGCTCCCGGCCGGCCCGGCGGACGGGCCCGCCCCCTTCACCGACACCGGCGTGCCGGGTCCGCCACCGGCCGGGACGTCCCCCGGCGGCTGTACGGGCCTGGCCGGCCGGGCCGGGACCCTGTACGCGGCCGTGGCCGGGGGCCCGCTGCTCCTGTGCGCGCGGCCGGCCGCCCCTCCCCGCTGA
- a CDS encoding MbtH family NRPS accessory protein, whose protein sequence is MSDATPYQVVVNDEEQHALWPARTEPPAGWRAEGFTGSEEECMAHVDRVWEDIRPLSLRRRLAEQGR, encoded by the coding sequence ATGAGCGACGCGACGCCGTACCAGGTGGTCGTCAACGACGAGGAGCAGCACGCGCTGTGGCCCGCCCGGACGGAGCCGCCGGCCGGTTGGCGGGCGGAGGGCTTCACCGGGTCGGAGGAGGAGTGCATGGCCCATGTCGACCGGGTCTGGGAGGACATCCGCCCGCTGAGCCTGCGCCGCCGCCTCGCGGAGCAGGGCCGGTGA
- a CDS encoding TetR/AcrR family transcriptional regulator, translated as MGAVKSKRMPRAVREQQMMDAAVRTFGQRGYRAASMDEIAELAGVSKPLVYLYLNSKEDLFSACIRREAQALLDAVRAGVEPGLPADAQLWSGLRAFFVHTAENPDAWSVLHRQARSQGEPFVSEVGGMRDEIVAFVTGLIGAAAREAHRDPALADRDVAGLAQALVGAAESLAGWANDSPDVSAREAAATLMNFAWAGLENLMHARPWTPPADQDLP; from the coding sequence GTGGGTGCTGTGAAGAGCAAGCGGATGCCGCGCGCCGTGCGCGAGCAGCAGATGATGGACGCCGCCGTGCGGACCTTCGGGCAGCGCGGCTACCGGGCCGCCTCGATGGACGAGATCGCGGAGCTGGCGGGCGTCTCGAAGCCGTTGGTCTACCTGTACCTGAATTCCAAGGAGGACCTGTTCTCGGCCTGTATCCGCCGCGAGGCGCAGGCCCTGCTGGACGCGGTGCGGGCCGGGGTGGAGCCGGGTCTGCCCGCCGACGCCCAACTGTGGTCGGGGCTGCGGGCGTTCTTCGTCCACACCGCCGAGAATCCGGACGCCTGGTCGGTGCTGCACCGTCAGGCCCGCTCGCAGGGCGAGCCGTTCGTCAGCGAGGTCGGCGGGATGCGGGACGAGATCGTCGCGTTCGTGACCGGCCTGATCGGCGCCGCCGCCCGCGAGGCCCACCGCGACCCCGCCCTCGCTGACCGGGACGTGGCGGGCCTCGCCCAGGCGCTCGTGGGGGCCGCGGAGTCCCTGGCGGGCTGGGCCAACGACTCCCCGGACGTCTCGGCGAGGGAGGCGGCGGCGACGCTGATGAACTTCGCCTGGGCGGGCCTGGAGAACCTGATGCACGCCCGGCCCTGGACGCCCCCGGCCGACCAGGACCTGCCGTAG
- a CDS encoding acyl carrier protein, which translates to MTAPAAEEAALRSRVAALVSHATDGEVTEGELLGAGASLTALGVTSLALLRLIDAVEEEFGIVLDLDGPFRFLDDLDGLVGHLAELGAAAEGGTHA; encoded by the coding sequence GTGACCGCCCCGGCCGCCGAGGAGGCCGCGCTGCGGAGCAGGGTCGCCGCGCTGGTCTCGCACGCCACCGACGGTGAGGTCACGGAGGGGGAACTGCTGGGTGCGGGAGCCTCGTTGACCGCTCTCGGCGTGACGTCGCTGGCGCTTCTGCGACTGATCGACGCGGTCGAGGAGGAGTTCGGGATCGTCCTCGACCTGGACGGGCCGTTCCGCTTCCTGGACGACCTCGACGGCCTGGTCGGCCATCTCGCGGAGCTGGGCGCGGCGGCGGAGGGCGGGACCCATGCCTGA
- a CDS encoding amino acid adenylation domain-containing protein, which yields MTNPTSPSSPAASAPSLPAVLGPAQHGMWVTEQVLSPGAAHHLVLAARFTGATAPDATALDTGCARLLARHPVLLSRVDPEGPALAPATGPAPGLRRLTCAPDALDDLLAAETTRPFDLARGPLVRFALVSTGDGHPVLHAVAHHLVFDGTSKDVLLAEILGVETSAGLPRTEPAEPTAEEAAAAGAFWDGRWSDPPVPALPGLLVDAREATAPAPGGAVPFTLDGAPLARLADTARTLGVTRFELLLALWHTLLLRYGNSSPATAVELSTRRPGSPDHIGLYVNELPVLTRPDPHRSFADFARDVSSELDALYDHRPVPLGRAVRGLTPRTALTPLSVSYRRRTGWEALEAADVEVDWIGFPHAVRNLAHLQLVSGPDRLDASLQYRADAFAPGAPARIVGHFRALLDAVLADPGIRLADLPLLAGDERERALYAGNGTPAARPANATVTGMFAERAAATPDAVAVVAADGTELSYAELHAAAAEFAARLAAEGIGPGDLVGVQVGRSVAELTALLGTLTAGAAYVPLDPGYPADRLAFVRADAGLSALVVDGPVPRGLPSGLPVLSPEPSTAAGAPPVGRTAVPTAGHPAYVLYTSGSTGRPKGVEVSHGALANLLGALADRLGAAPEHRWLGLTSLSFDISTVELLLPLTTGGRVVLVPEERQRDGAALLKLIDAHGVTHVQATPSGWRLMLAAGLHRPGLVALAGGEALPGPLAAGLHAAVDRLFNVYGPTETTVWSLLAELPPGEPVTIGRPLAATRAYVLDEHGGPVPDGLPGELHLGGAGVAYGYRGRPGLTARCFVPDPWGPPGSRMYRTGDLVRRLPDGRLEFAGRLDTQVKLRGHRIELGEIEARLTEHPGVAQAVVVLDPGEDESAGEAGQERLVAYVVGAPDGSEASGATGGPQFVAGPGISDGPGTLAARGVPDVSGATGGPQFVAGPGISDGPGGADGLGGPEAPAIAAAREDSAPPVALATVAPAAPAAPAAPAAPAAPAAPAADELRAHLARSLPAAMVPAAWVPLAALPLTPNGKVDRARLPAVPRTRPDGASPPEPGGADGTPAAPEGDAAVVREIWQEVLRLDDIGPDEDLFDLGGHSLTITAIAARIRKRLGVEVPLDAFFDTPTLSEISAVVGELRRPATGTARTTQAAPEGEQR from the coding sequence ATGACGAACCCGACCTCCCCTTCCTCTCCCGCTGCTTCCGCCCCCTCCCTCCCGGCGGTGCTCGGTCCCGCTCAGCACGGCATGTGGGTGACCGAACAGGTGCTGAGCCCCGGCGCCGCCCACCACCTGGTCCTCGCCGCCCGGTTCACCGGCGCGACGGCGCCCGACGCGACGGCCCTCGACACCGGGTGCGCCCGGCTCCTCGCCCGGCACCCGGTGCTGCTGTCCCGGGTGGACCCGGAGGGACCCGCGCTCGCCCCGGCCACCGGACCCGCACCCGGGCTGCGCCGCCTGACCTGCGCGCCCGACGCCCTCGACGACCTGCTCGCGGCGGAGACCACCCGCCCCTTCGACCTGGCCCGGGGCCCGCTCGTCCGGTTCGCGCTCGTGAGCACCGGCGACGGCCACCCGGTCCTGCACGCCGTCGCGCACCACCTGGTGTTCGACGGCACGTCGAAGGACGTCCTGCTCGCCGAGATCCTGGGCGTGGAGACGTCCGCCGGCCTCCCGAGGACCGAGCCCGCCGAGCCCACCGCCGAAGAGGCGGCAGCGGCCGGTGCGTTCTGGGACGGCCGCTGGTCGGACCCGCCCGTCCCCGCGCTGCCCGGCCTCCTCGTCGACGCCCGGGAGGCCACCGCGCCCGCCCCCGGTGGCGCCGTGCCGTTCACCCTCGACGGCGCGCCCCTCGCCCGCCTCGCCGACACCGCGCGCACCCTCGGCGTCACCCGCTTCGAACTGCTCCTCGCCCTCTGGCACACCCTGCTGCTCCGCTACGGCAACAGCTCTCCCGCCACCGCCGTGGAACTGTCCACCCGCCGCCCGGGAAGCCCGGACCACATCGGCCTGTACGTCAACGAGCTGCCCGTCCTCACCCGCCCCGACCCGCACCGGAGCTTCGCCGACTTCGCCCGGGACGTGAGCTCCGAGCTGGACGCCCTCTACGACCACCGCCCGGTCCCGCTCGGCCGGGCGGTGCGCGGCCTCACCCCGCGCACGGCGCTCACCCCGCTCTCGGTCAGCTACCGCCGGCGCACCGGCTGGGAGGCGCTGGAAGCGGCGGACGTCGAGGTGGACTGGATCGGCTTCCCGCACGCCGTACGCAACCTGGCCCACCTCCAGCTGGTGTCCGGTCCGGATCGGCTGGACGCCTCGTTGCAGTACCGGGCCGACGCCTTCGCTCCCGGTGCGCCCGCCCGGATCGTCGGCCATTTCCGCGCCCTCCTGGACGCGGTGCTCGCCGACCCCGGCATCCGCCTCGCCGACCTGCCGCTGCTGGCGGGCGACGAGCGGGAGCGGGCGCTCTACGCGGGGAACGGGACGCCTGCGGCCCGCCCGGCGAACGCCACGGTGACCGGGATGTTCGCGGAGCGGGCCGCCGCGACACCCGATGCGGTGGCCGTGGTGGCGGCCGACGGCACGGAGCTCTCCTACGCCGAACTGCACGCGGCAGCTGCCGAGTTCGCCGCCCGACTGGCTGCCGAGGGCATCGGCCCCGGAGACCTCGTCGGCGTCCAGGTGGGCCGTTCGGTGGCCGAACTGACCGCCCTGCTCGGAACGTTGACCGCCGGAGCGGCCTACGTACCACTGGATCCCGGCTACCCGGCCGACCGGCTCGCTTTCGTCCGGGCGGATGCCGGGCTGTCCGCCCTCGTGGTCGACGGGCCGGTGCCCCGGGGGCTGCCGAGCGGGCTCCCGGTGCTCTCCCCGGAGCCTTCCACCGCCGCCGGTGCGCCGCCGGTCGGGCGGACGGCCGTCCCGACCGCCGGTCACCCCGCCTACGTCCTCTACACCTCCGGCTCCACCGGCCGGCCCAAGGGGGTCGAGGTCTCGCACGGGGCGCTCGCCAACCTGCTCGGCGCGCTGGCCGACCGGCTGGGGGCGGCCCCGGAGCACCGCTGGCTGGGGCTCACCTCGCTGTCCTTCGACATCTCCACCGTGGAACTCCTGCTGCCTCTGACCACCGGCGGCCGGGTCGTCCTGGTGCCGGAGGAGCGGCAGCGCGACGGCGCGGCCCTGCTGAAGCTGATCGACGCCCACGGCGTCACGCACGTCCAGGCCACGCCGAGCGGCTGGCGGCTGATGCTGGCCGCCGGACTCCACCGCCCCGGACTCGTCGCCCTGGCCGGGGGCGAAGCGCTTCCCGGGCCCCTGGCCGCCGGACTGCACGCCGCCGTCGACAGGCTGTTCAACGTCTACGGGCCGACCGAGACCACCGTCTGGTCCCTGCTGGCCGAGCTGCCCCCGGGCGAACCGGTGACCATCGGCCGCCCGCTGGCCGCCACCCGGGCGTACGTGCTGGACGAGCACGGAGGTCCCGTCCCCGACGGGCTGCCCGGCGAACTGCACCTCGGCGGTGCGGGCGTGGCGTACGGCTACCGGGGCCGCCCCGGGCTGACCGCCCGCTGCTTCGTACCGGACCCGTGGGGGCCGCCGGGGTCCCGGATGTACCGCACGGGTGACCTGGTGCGCCGACTGCCCGACGGGCGGCTGGAGTTCGCGGGGCGCCTGGACACCCAAGTGAAGCTGCGGGGGCACCGGATCGAGCTCGGCGAGATCGAGGCACGCCTCACCGAGCACCCCGGGGTGGCGCAGGCGGTGGTGGTGCTGGACCCCGGTGAGGACGAGAGCGCCGGAGAGGCCGGCCAGGAGCGGCTGGTGGCGTACGTGGTCGGGGCGCCGGACGGCTCGGAGGCGTCGGGAGCCACGGGCGGTCCGCAGTTTGTCGCCGGCCCGGGGATCTCGGACGGCCCGGGGACGTTGGCGGCCAGGGGCGTTCCGGACGTGTCGGGAGCCACGGGCGGTCCGCAGTTCGTCGCCGGCCCGGGGATCTCGGACGGGCCCGGGGGCGCCGACGGCCTCGGCGGCCCGGAGGCTCCGGCGATCGCGGCGGCGCGGGAGGACTCCGCGCCGCCGGTCGCCCTGGCCACCGTGGCCCCGGCTGCCCCGGCTGCCCCGGCTGCCCCGGCTGCCCCGGCTGCCCCGGCTGCCCCGGCCGCCGACGAACTGCGCGCCCATCTCGCCCGCTCGCTTCCCGCAGCGATGGTCCCGGCCGCATGGGTTCCGCTGGCCGCGCTGCCGCTCACCCCGAACGGCAAGGTGGACCGGGCCCGGCTGCCGGCCGTCCCCAGGACCCGGCCCGACGGGGCGAGCCCGCCGGAGCCGGGCGGGGCCGACGGCACCCCGGCCGCCCCCGAGGGGGACGCGGCCGTGGTGCGGGAGATCTGGCAGGAGGTGCTGCGGCTCGACGACATCGGCCCCGACGAGGACCTCTTCGACCTGGGCGGGCACTCCTTGACGATCACCGCCATCGCCGCCCGCATCCGCAAGCGGCTCGGCGTCGAGGTGCCCCTCGACGCCTTCTTCGACACCCCGACGCTCAGCGAGATCTCGGCCGTGGTGGGCGAACTCCGCCGGCCGGCGACGGGGACGGCACGGACGACCCAGGCAGCACCAGAAGGAGAGCAGCGATGA
- a CDS encoding condensation domain-containing protein: MPEGTAPAAERADSAVPTTAVVAPPGSPEPAGAPGGPAAPGLSATRSEVAFHGERSGRAPLTWGQRAIWHAIRRTAPNDHYFNIGRVLPLADRGRPATVPEALSALARLMERHESLRTRLLLSPQGGEPGQILTDAGTLSVTITRAAGLPEAAAGAEVLLGRLSATRFDYSAQWPVRVALVTVCDRVTHVVLVLCHLAADGHAAEILVRDLRLLVRRGSAGRPPATTPLDLARDQHAAAGRRRGAAALAHWEAGYRAAPPTMFPDPRAEPRSPRFWTGRIVSPALARAVGAVAAAHRVSGSTVLLTASAALVAAGEGHRTAAVMPIVGNRTTGALRDLVSTLSQDGLFVLDLADAAAPTEPSGLGDAVDSTGTAGFPEPSGLPEAAGLPEASGLAEASGLAEPSGRAEAAGGPGPVTGGREPTFTDLLPAAYRAALRGYRAAVYDPVEWDALGERLSAEYGTDVHPYCCFNDMRLVERVLPAGPPATPQELAEARRRTVFGFPATQDRVACRYCLHVTEEGDALAVSLTADTAYLPPEAIRAHLYALEELVVASAAGAPPPLTGLRTLLETAGGDRP; encoded by the coding sequence ATGCCTGAGGGGACGGCCCCGGCGGCGGAGCGGGCGGATTCAGCGGTGCCGACGACCGCCGTGGTGGCACCGCCGGGGTCGCCGGAGCCGGCCGGGGCGCCCGGTGGCCCCGCCGCCCCCGGCCTCTCCGCGACGCGCTCCGAAGTCGCCTTCCACGGCGAGCGGTCCGGCCGGGCCCCGCTCACGTGGGGGCAACGGGCCATCTGGCACGCGATCCGCCGCACCGCGCCCAACGACCATTACTTCAACATCGGCCGCGTCCTGCCGCTGGCCGACCGGGGCCGCCCCGCGACCGTGCCCGAGGCGCTGAGCGCGCTGGCACGGCTGATGGAGCGGCACGAGTCCCTGCGCACCCGCCTCCTGCTGTCCCCGCAGGGCGGGGAGCCCGGCCAGATCCTCACGGACGCCGGAACCCTGTCCGTGACGATCACCCGGGCCGCCGGCCTCCCGGAGGCGGCGGCCGGGGCCGAGGTGCTGCTCGGGCGGCTGTCCGCGACGCGTTTCGACTACTCGGCCCAGTGGCCCGTGCGCGTGGCCCTGGTCACGGTGTGCGACCGGGTGACCCACGTCGTGCTGGTCCTGTGCCACCTCGCCGCCGACGGGCACGCCGCCGAGATCCTCGTACGGGATCTGCGGCTGCTGGTCCGGCGCGGCTCGGCCGGCCGGCCCCCGGCCACCACCCCGCTGGACCTGGCCCGCGACCAGCACGCGGCGGCGGGCCGGCGGCGGGGCGCCGCGGCCCTGGCGCACTGGGAGGCGGGCTACCGGGCCGCGCCCCCGACGATGTTCCCCGACCCGCGTGCGGAGCCCCGCTCCCCGCGCTTCTGGACCGGGCGGATCGTGTCCCCCGCCCTGGCGCGGGCGGTCGGCGCGGTGGCGGCGGCGCACCGGGTCAGCGGGTCGACCGTGCTGCTCACCGCGTCGGCCGCGCTGGTCGCGGCCGGAGAGGGCCACCGTACGGCGGCCGTGATGCCGATCGTCGGCAACCGCACCACCGGGGCGCTGCGCGACCTGGTCTCGACGCTGTCGCAGGACGGCCTGTTCGTCCTCGACCTGGCGGACGCGGCAGCCCCGACGGAGCCGTCCGGCCTCGGGGACGCGGTGGATTCCACGGGGACGGCAGGCTTCCCGGAGCCGTCCGGTCTCCCAGAGGCAGCCGGTCTCCCAGAGGCGTCCGGTCTCGCAGAGGCGTCCGGTCTCGCGGAGCCGTCCGGTCGCGCGGAGGCGGCCGGTGGCCCCGGGCCGGTCACCGGGGGCCGGGAGCCCACGTTCACCGACCTCCTCCCCGCCGCCTACCGGGCCGCCCTGCGCGGGTACCGGGCCGCCGTGTACGACCCGGTGGAGTGGGACGCGCTGGGGGAGCGGCTGAGCGCGGAGTACGGCACCGACGTGCACCCGTACTGCTGCTTCAACGACATGCGCCTGGTCGAACGGGTGCTGCCCGCGGGCCCGCCGGCCACCCCGCAGGAGCTGGCGGAGGCCCGGCGGCGTACCGTCTTCGGCTTCCCGGCGACCCAGGACCGGGTGGCGTGCCGCTACTGCCTGCACGTCACCGAGGAGGGCGACGCGCTCGCCGTCTCGCTGACCGCCGACACCGCGTATCTGCCGCCGGAGGCGATCCGCGCGCACCTCTACGCGCTGGAGGAGCTGGTCGTGGCGAGCGCGGCAGGTGCGCCACCTCCCCTGACGGGGCTCCGCACCCTGCTGGAGACGGCGGGAGGCGACCGGCCGTGA